In one window of Pseudoalteromonas sp. N1230-9 DNA:
- a CDS encoding MFS transporter, giving the protein MNRTHDPLQTIRWLTYMMFFMFAMTSDAVGMIIPELINEFNLTMTQASAFHYAPMALIAFSGLFLGFLADSFGRKQTIILGLGIFTICCFLFTVSSSFSIFVVLLSCIGLAIGLFKTGALALLGDISKNNLEHTKTMNLVEGFFGVGAIVGPALVSFLITQQVSWTYLYVIAGVLCLVLTLIAWRADYPKPKELEEHAKPASLATTMSMMKNPYALGFSLAIALYVATEVAIYVWMPTLLGDYTGPWQLLATYALTLFFILRAAGRFLAVWLLNHLSWQAAMLYLSLGIALCYLGLIFGGVDWAVFLLPLSGLFMSMIYPTLNSKGISCFAVQQHGAVAGVILFFTALSAAAGPLLMGVISDYFGHIRYGFYLATGFACLLFLAMLYNYLRNPAEQALAQHSALSH; this is encoded by the coding sequence ATGAATAGAACACACGATCCTTTGCAAACCATTAGATGGCTGACATACATGATGTTTTTTATGTTTGCGATGACCTCTGATGCGGTTGGTATGATCATTCCTGAGCTTATCAATGAATTTAACTTAACCATGACTCAAGCCAGTGCCTTTCATTATGCGCCTATGGCACTTATTGCTTTTAGTGGCTTATTTTTAGGTTTTTTGGCCGACAGTTTTGGGCGCAAGCAAACCATCATACTGGGACTCGGCATCTTCACTATTTGCTGTTTTCTGTTTACCGTTAGCAGTAGTTTTAGCATATTTGTAGTGCTGCTTAGCTGTATTGGTCTTGCAATTGGACTATTTAAAACCGGTGCTTTAGCGCTGTTAGGTGATATTTCTAAAAACAATTTAGAGCATACAAAAACCATGAATTTGGTCGAAGGCTTCTTTGGTGTTGGCGCCATTGTAGGGCCTGCGCTTGTCAGCTTTTTGATCACCCAACAAGTAAGCTGGACATACCTTTATGTTATTGCTGGAGTTTTATGCTTAGTTCTAACCTTAATTGCTTGGCGTGCAGATTACCCTAAACCTAAAGAGCTTGAAGAACACGCAAAACCTGCCTCTCTTGCAACCACCATGAGCATGATGAAAAATCCTTATGCACTTGGCTTTTCGTTAGCGATTGCTCTTTATGTTGCAACCGAAGTGGCAATATACGTATGGATGCCTACTCTGCTTGGCGACTACACTGGCCCGTGGCAATTGCTGGCAACCTATGCACTGACTTTATTTTTCATTTTACGCGCTGCGGGGCGTTTCTTAGCGGTGTGGCTGTTAAATCACTTAAGCTGGCAAGCGGCGATGCTGTATTTAAGCTTAGGTATCGCACTGTGTTATTTAGGCTTAATCTTCGGTGGCGTTGATTGGGCGGTCTTCTTACTCCCCTTATCAGGGCTGTTCATGTCGATGATCTACCCAACTTTAAACTCGAAAGGCATTTCTTGTTTTGCCGTTCAACAGCACGGTGCGGTAGCTGGGGTAATTTTGTTTTTTACCGCCCTTTCGGCTGCTGCAGGCCCATTATTAATGGGTGTGATCAGTGACTACTTTGGCCACATTCGTTACGGCTTTTATCTCGCAACAGGCTTCGCATGTTTACTGTTTTTAGCCATGCTATATAACTACTTACGTAACCCTGCTGAACAAGCGTTAGCGCAGCACAGTGCATTAAGCCACTAA